The stretch of DNA GACCACacaatacaactcaaatcaaatgagaaatatatgtgctTAACCGTTCCATACTTACTTTGGTTTCAACTCTAACTCTGCCCCTGAATAATTCAAGGTTTGGTTCAAAATGTTTGCGGCATCTTCATCATTAGAAAACTCAATCAGCGCAGTTCCGCAAAACAACCTATTGTCAGCAACATGACGAGGTAACCTCACACTATTAACCTGGCATAGATTAGCAACCAGAAGTTACAGTTTTTAACCGATCTTATAAGGTTGCATCAGAAACCGCAGAATAGAGGCTTGAAGTAAACGACTGTAATCCTCAAAATTCAAACTGGAAATTTAGATGTGGTAAGAGATACCTTAGCATATTGGCCAAAGAAAGCCTCCACATCCTCAAGCTTCACGTCATACTCCAGTGGTGAGGCCGCGATTGTTCTAACATCTGCTTGCTTCATGAGCTCCTCTGCCTTCTCAAGGTCAATAAGTCTACCAACTTTCTCCCCTTTAAGAGGAAATATGAGAGAAAAATAATGAAAGTGCATGAAAGCATTTCACCAAGCATCTAACATTCTAATACGTATGAAGTAACTAACCATCTTCTGAAACTTTAAGGAATGTAGAGGTCCTCAAAGTTTCTGCAACTGCCATGACGGTGTCATCAGCTACATCTTCTGGTTTCACCTCGCCCAATCCCAAATGACCTCTCATTCGCGAGAATGAAATAATCAATGCCAAACTCACCACTTGCTTCCAGTTAAGAAAATGAATTTGTAGTATACCAcaaaatcaataacagcacCATTTTATATAGTTTACCAAATGAAAAAACGTGTACCGTCCCTCCCTGGCCTAaactaattaaaatatcaaAGCCCGTGATTGTTTTGGCCAAAAAAACACTCTAGATTACAACCACGTGAAAGACATTCCTCTTTTATTGATAATGTAAGCAGTTTATACGAGGAAAAGAACATGAAAAGCATTTTTAACAGACCGCTGAAATATTTTCCTTTCTCTTTCATTTTCTCGTGAGGGTAAATAAATTACAAGTTCACTATGCTTGACCTATGCATAAGCATATGTCGTAATAAACTATCAAATTTATAGTTTTATTATAACTATTGTACAGGAAAACAAAATTATCATAGCATATCAAGCTGTGAGCGACCACATGCACAATGTAGTAACACAAGAACTAACTGCATAAACAAGGAAAAGGATACTCCCATCTTCACTTTCAGAGATGGTTTTCTTCATAAAAGCATCTCTCGGAAGATTACTGTCACTGAAATAGAACTCTACCTGAAAGACAACAGAAAAAATATAGAATTCACAACTAGCAggtaaaaattgaaaaaaatgtcTTCCCTTTATCATCCAAAACccaaaaactaaataaataaatggtaACATCAAGCAAGAAAAGTAAAGGTGTAGCGACGATTTCAACCTGGCGAATTACTTTCTTTGCTGTTTCTTCGTCCAACGACGCCGTCGGCTCCATCGATGCAGAGCTAATTGCGGAGAGACTGGAGTGGAATATGTATAGCGGACGATCAATTCGGGAACTCGAGGTTTTAAAAATCTCGGAGAATTTAGGGCTATTGCGGCTTGAGATTATTCCAAATATTTTCGTGTTTTTGTATGGACATGCCAAAATGCTCGGTGAAGGAATGGGCCTCAAATAAGCCCAAttcaactttttttaaaaaaacaagccCAACTCaatagtttattttattttctacaTGGATGGTGATTGGAGACCAATGGATTCCatagtatgtctcttgtgagacgatctcacgaatattatctgtgagatgggtcaatcctatcgatattcacaacaaaaagtgATATTCTTAGcatcaaaattaaatttttttttcattgatgacccaaataagagattcgtctcacaaaatacgactcgttagaccgtctcacataaatttttatttgggtTCTAATGTGCCCCATACGCGAGATGCTACGATACGATGAGCTATCGTCATCATAAGTGTAATGTCTCGACTCTTGATTATAGATTCAGTGGTCTAAATTGATTTGGTCATCTGATGTctacataaaaaatatatatatattaacattGGGCCGTTAGATCAAAGCATGGATACATTTCTTTGATGCTAACGCCTCATTAACCGCATATGAATTatataaatttcattttttttttaagtttgtcACAAATATATAGTCCACTTTTAAACATTTACTTGTTTTTGTCTTTATTGTTACTAATATATCACTATTAATTAGGTCGTGGAAAACATAAAACcttttttaatgcattaaatatGGATAAAATGATAAGTTTGTATGTAAATTTGTTTTTCCAATTATTCTCTCAATATGTgtgaaaaaacataaaaaagacTATATATTTGGAACAAAGAGAATATAATGAATCAGATATAATTAAATACTAGTTATTTTTACATTTGAATTgaagtttgaactttttgaaaatGGATTAAATAGAACAAGACATGAAATTTGAATTCGATTTATAGTCGTACTTAATTGTGctcaatcaatcaatcaatcaaatgTTGGAAATTCTGTTTGATCGTTAAATTGTTCTTTTTAATTTGAATATATTTAGACAAATtaactaatattttaaaactatCTGAAGAAATATTTAACCTTAATTGTTGTGCCCCATTCTTCTTTTGGAGTTTTGTGCCCTTTGTCTATTAGGCATAGTTTGGGTAAAGTAGACCCTACCCCTACGGACACTGCCCGCAGGGTAGATCTAACGGCTCGGAAAAATCcgagccaatttttttttttttaatacatggtggtgggcccggatcactcatgtggagtgatCCGGGCCGTTCCCTTCGCCTGCACGGGCAGGGTGAAATAATcccatagtttggtacacatgataggataaacatgtgatatataatataaggataagttaaggataaataagatataagatattatatttaatgtttggtatgattttaataagagtgattaaatttatatattagattgtaatgacaaaattaaccttatcataataaattttataatttcaaatttgttgcttgagttcatatttcttATTTGTTCATGCGCCGACAGtctttgcatgatttatttttattttacctaattttatgtattatataatatgataattgagcccttaATTTTGTGAGCCAagtcaaatataaatttttaaggttaatcgagtgatacgaataattttattgagattcataaaaatcatttatataattatctcgagttcatttatatatttataatattatataatatataaaaataaataaaaatatttatttaatttactttCTACCTACAAGTAAAATGAGAGAAGAATATGGtttagaatttttatatattgagggcaattaagtcatttgtggtGTTTTTATCATtagattaaaattatcacatctTATAAAAGGGATACTTTATCcctatataaaattatttatcacgggctcatgataatatcatgagctttctaaaaatgtaccaaacataAGATAAGAGATGATTCTTTATCAATCACTCtcttatcccatgtaccaaactatacctaaaagtattattttcctAAATTAAGTAAATActcttaaatttatcatatacaATAAACAAATTATACATTAAACATAACCCACAATTGATCGTCGATACACAACGCGAAGTGGACGTCAAAATTACATGCAAGAACGCTAGAATCCATGCATGCAAttccataatatatatataataatacaaCAAGCCCTCACTTCAAATTACCTTCCAATAAAGGAActgaaaatatgagaaaatgaTTGTTATTTGGCATATTAATTAAGTTGGATCCGAGCCTGCGTCCAGATAACCACTAATTCTTAGCAACCCACACGACATGATCCGAAGGAAGAAAATGGCAAACTGGAACAGACCCTGGATTCACCTTCAGCACCTGAAAAGCCAAGTGTTTTGGGTTCCACGCCGTTGTGTCCAAGTGGCACACCGCCACTGCCTCCTTCTTCAACCCATCAGCCGCCACCATCGATACCTCGTAAGCTACCGTGGTTTCTGTCTTGTGGCAATAGAAAACTGCGTACGCATAAGCCTGTTTGTGGCAAGCCACCACCGCCTTTCCCCTCGACATTTTCTTGACCCCCACGATACTGTACTCTTTCAGTTTATCTCCGTTTTCTGCGTTTGTGGATATTGCCTCCACGCGTTTTCCAATCTTCGAGGTGGTGAAATCGATCATGGACTCCAAAGAGGTTGCACAAAACTTCTCTTCTCCTATAATGGTTGTTTCATCCTCACATTCTTGGATCGTTTTCTTCATAATCTCAGCTTCTTTTGAGTTTGGGTTCACCGATAACTTCCTGAATATCTCTGGCAACTTGTCAGATGAGAAGGGTATTGAGTCAGCAACTTTGCGAGGCAAAACTGTGGCGCCATTCTCAGGTTTGTAGAAATTCAGGTTCATTTTTTTTCCCGGAGTCAAGTCTTTTTGTAAGAAGAAAAGTGCTACGTTGGGGTCATCGTGTAGCTGAGTTTCAGTGGCGGCATATAGGTAAACAAATGGGTTTACACCTGGACTGACACCGACATAAATGGGTTTACCCGTCTTGGTGCGTGTTCCGACGGTTACGCCTCCTTTGCCTACACCTACGTATGTGCTGTGGCCGGGTTTGGCAGTATGGACCCCGACACCGCCGTGGCCGACGTTCACGGCAGTGCTCTTATCTTCCCCCCATTCTGAGGACGAAATAACCAAAATGTATTAATACGAGAAAATTTCGGATTCTTCTTTctgtttttttgaaaatatatgtatattttttatggattataATTATACATCACGGGATAGAATATATGTACAATGACGTACGGATACGTAACATTAAAATGTGATATACATTGTATTAAAATATACTATAAAGAACAATAATGTATATAATATTTCTTCTATTTTCTAAAAGCAAATTAATATGTAAGAAAATAAACAAATTTTTCCCCCTAAATGAGGATAGAGCTTGTCGTCTGAATCCCTAAAACAAAGTCGcggattatttaaaataattagaaCGTAGGATACTCATGGGTTATCTGGAAAAATCCATCTTTCCCTTTTAAACTGTATATAAAAATCTATATCACATTCAcgttataaatttatataaatacgATGATTTAACATTCAcatgttaaatatgataaaacattaaaaaaagATTGTATTTTCAATACATGAATGTCTCGTAATCAATGCTCACGTATATATTGGCAGCATATCGAAATTGATCCAACAATTATCtctaataatatacaaaatatttcaaaaaaatgaaataataaagGGCGAAATGTCAAAGTTTGAGCAGACGTCAAAGTTGATTGGTTCTAGCCTTCTAGGGTATTCACGGAGGAATTTGGGCCACGAGCCCATTCATAAATTTTAGTACCTCAAGTTGTGTGTTTGTCAGAGTTGGGCCCCAAATACAGTCGGTAAAATTCATGACCAAAACtgggtttatttcatcctacttATATAGACATTGTTTCCATAATAGGATGGATAACCAAAATTTACCCATGCATATATATTACacactttttttttgaaaattatatatgTGACAAGATCTTACCTGTTGAAATGAAGTGAGGGTAGTATCCACATAAGTAGGATCTCATCTACCCAAAACTGTTATAACAatacaataatatatatatatatatatatatatatatatatatatatatatatatatatatatatatatatatatagtaattaaTAAAAGATGAACtacaaagtatatatataaatactataaactcaagtgaaaatgaaataaaaatgttttataTATACTAGGTAAACCATACCTATACGTATACTCAAATTTGCATGTTGATTATGGCTATAAGAAGCAGCCATTCATTCCACTTAATTAATTCCTTTTTCCCGCCGGGTATATATCATGTGGGAAATTCTTGctcaaatttgaaaatattggTGGAGTTTTCTTTAATTGAAGTAATATTTATACCTGCGGGATAGAGGAGATCTTTGACAGCCTTGGGCATAGGAGAATTTGGAAGCACGGAATTCCAATAAACCTCTGAAGGCAAAGCTGCGTGGCTTCCTATTAATGCCACCTAATTAATCCAAACCCACAAaagatatattaattattaataattttaatattcgacattatataaaaaaaaaaaaaaagaatggcAGAATGTGGTTGGTTCATTTATACTTGTGTTCACTTACAGAAAGAAATGCTAAAATGAAGTAGAAGTTGAAATCCATGACTGAAATTCAAGTTTGGTGCTGAAAACTATGATGGGAAGTGATCAATGTAGTGGAACTATTTATAGCTGAAGTAGGCTTATATTGACCACTTGATCGATCATTAATTAccaaaaaaatgtatttttttttaaaaggaaaCAAAGTAAATTAATTCTGATAATTCAAATGTGATTCTAATATATATACTTAACTCTTATCGTTTTATCAAAAACTATTATTGCTCGTCACAGAGATAATGTCAAACTTTTAAATCATACAATAACGCAAGAATCACGTTTAAGGTATTTACTGCACCCAAAAATACATAACATCATTCATGAATGACACATAGTTTAATGTTTAGAATAATTCTTCAATTTTTATTAAAGAAGATAGTTAAACCGGGTTTGATAAATAGTTtttgaatttaatataaatattttttgccCACACAACAGTGATCAGTACTGAGTGAAAAAGGAACACATCGCCAACTAATTAAACTTATTGATACTTTAATGGGTGCATGCCTCAACCGTATTTCGTTCGCAATAATTGAAggcaaattatatttattttaggtatttaaaaattatttataatttcgGGCAAATtcaataggcaaaaacttgtgcgagacggtctcacgagtcgtatttgtgagacggatctcttatttgggtcatccatagaaaaaatattactttttatgctaagagtattactttttattgtgaatattggtaaggttgacccgtctcacagattaagatccttgagacggtctcacatgagacccactcaattCAATAAGTGGTTGTTGTCTAGTTTATGATGTGAAGTATTCAAGCAATTATGATTGTTGGGGAAACGTGGCAAATAAGTAGATCAACCCTAAACTAACAACTGCTGTATTTATTTGGTATAATTTTAAGGATatactaataaaaaaaaatagtgaaCGTAGAGGAAGGTGAGAGGATTTACAAAAATACGCCAATCTGTCGTATATTTTGTGTATTTGGTACTCACGTCTCTTGGCACCAAAACTTGAGATGTGAGTGTGAATAACTCAAACCTAATATTTTTagggtaaaaatttgtgtgagacggtctcaaagATCGAATTTTTTTAGAccgatatcttatttggatcatccatgaaaaaatattactttctatgctaagagtattattttttattgtgaatatcggtaaggttgacccgtctcacaaacaAAGATTCATaaaactgtctcacaagagatctactctacTTTTAGTTATTATATATGAAGACTTGTACTTAGAATATTTATTTGGAGATCGTTTTTCAACTAGTCTAATTTtaacatcattttaaaaaaaaaaatcaccaaaATTATTTCACAAAAACTCCTTACGACACAATTTTATGAAACATATCTTCTACCTAATCCgagtaattaaaaaaaaaatttttatgtCCAAAACATTGATTTTCACTTCAGATATTATTCAAATTATTTGATGGttctttaataaaatatatatgatttttggtCATACTGATcagaatataaataattaattggtaAATTTCCACTTTGATTCGATtgctattttttaaaattccgaattaattttaaagatataaagcaaacaaaaaataaaaacccACAAAATGGCAATTAAATCGAAGTTGAAATTCTGTGGTCAGGTGGTTGGGGGGTATCTGGACCAAATCAATTCTCAGTACTTTTTTTTATGTTTCACTTTGGATCGTATTTTGTCGACCGGATCGGTTTAGAGTGAATTTTCGAATTTCCACTAATATagtataaattaataaatagtTTATTGTGTTTATCGTCAAATGGATCGAGTATAATTTTGTAGGCTACCTTTCAGAGTAGCCCAATATAATCTAAACGGGCCAAGAAAAAACAAAATGCTTCTCAATAGTTAGTGTGAGAATACAAACTGGACTTGACTGGCTGTAGCCTACAAACAACATCGGCATGTGATTTATCTTGGCATCGTTTTAAGTTTAAGAAAAATCATTATATAGtaatttaaattcaataatttgattgatataagATAAAAATTAGTGGAtggataaataatataaaaaataaacattataTATTATAAGATAAATTATCAAggaattattataatatatatatatatatatatatatatatatatatatatatatatatatatatatatatataaactccATCGACTTGTATTAGATATAATTATGTAAATAATTATCTGTAAatataattagttaatttagttaattattAGTTAGTCATTGAATCCCATTACatctcttttatttttttattctctaATTATAtccgaaaagaaaaaaaatatttatgtaaCTTTGAGTGTACATAATAAAAATGGTTCCCCTTCTTGATTTAGAACTAAAAGCAAAAGTTGGTGAGCTCTTTGGCAAGTTTGGAAACTCTTTTTTTCCAAAATGCTCCTAAGCGGCGCAGTATTACTTTCACTTTCATTTATCAAAAGCCTACAACTCTAATCTCAGGTGGACCTAACCAAATTAATTTCTtattatcaatatatatatatatatatatatatatatatatatatatatatatatatattgttaaaCCGGCCTTTTGTTGATTTGTAGTCCTGTTTCGTCGGAGCACTGATGTGTATGGTATCCGAAAAATGTTGATTTGACAACGAAAAATTGTTTATATTTCATACATCATTTTAAGATTTCAATGAAATAAAAgtacaaataaataaaaagcaAAGTTATAAGACTAATAGCCTACTTCGGAAAATTAGATGACCAAAACAGGAACTGAATGACTTGGAAGAACTAAATTAGTCATTTTCCCACTTGTTTATTTGATGTAAACTGAAAGCATAGTGTGATCAATTTAATCGTTGGCAAGTTTAATATGGCAACAAATTTTGGATTTAGTTTGAGCATTAGATTCAGTCAAGTTTTGAGGATTCGAATAAATGGGGCGAATCGAGATAATTTACTCGTATTCAAACTCGACTTAttatcataatttatttttacatcatacatttatttccttttattttagtatattttgtaaattacatattttattttagtaaAACTAAATCGTATTTAGTCTCTACATAATCATCATCTCTCAAATCGGACTACAAAATTTAACATGTCTTATGCCTGAAATATAGAGTTTGTCAAACTCGAGCTCAAATAACTCgttatttatttaagttaatatcaagatttaatatttattattcaaTAGAATTCTACCTTAAGCTCgagtataatttatttaatcgaAATGCAATATACATCACATAAATTGAACTCAAAatgtaataatataaaatatattatattttgaatACAACTAACTAGATGAGAAAAGATATTAAATTTTCCctcataaatatttatttattttcgttatctttctttttttttccatGATCACTATCAACAACAAAAAGCTCTAACACCCACCACCACCGCCGCCGCCACCACCTTTACGGCGGTGTGGAGGATACTCATTTGTCGGCGGGAGGGGtttgattattttataaaataaaaggtTTGGGggttattaatttataatttaaaaaggcTAGTACATGGTATCTTCCTAAGTTTCCAATTTTAAGATAATTGTAAACTATCTCGGGATGAGCCATTTGTTAGAAAAAAGAGGAGGCCAATGCTATTCtcgattattttattattttgtttctatTTCTTAACTAGCAATATATTACGATATGGAAGAAACAACAATTGAGTTGAGTGGCCACTAGTATGAAATCATTACAATTTTGATAAtttaaattgtattttttttattttgatcatGTTATTGATTAATTCAAATTCTTACTTGACTAAATTGAAATTATTAATGTTAGTCATTTTTTAGTGGAGTGATGACGTGGTGTCGAAATATGATATCACGTAGATGAGCATTGCTGACGCAATCAATAATCACACGTCAGCATAATgaggaaaaaatattaaaattgaggGGGAAATGTAAGTTAATGATATTTAAACAATGAATTGATCGATAACACAACTTAAAACGAAAAATGTTTAAATTACAcgatcaaaaataatttctctcGCACTAttacaaaagaaaaatttagaataaatcaacaaaaataatattcttataaGATTAGCACATAAAAAACATGGCAGATAAACTAATATCATCATGTCATTAGAATCATAAGTAAAAGATTAGTTGTACACATAAATTATTCTAACAGTACATAATTTCTCAAATAATACTCTAATAAAATTTGGCACATGATATAacttttatataatttatttttcgtgATTGCGCAAACACGATGAGTTGATTTCgactttttggaaagggaaagtgatcaaatgatttaaattattaCTTTTCTACTTTGTAAATCGATTAACTTATTATTATACTGATATTAATTACTTTAAAGGAAGATTAATGAGTGTACAGAAATAAAAGTGCTTTAATTAGTCACAAGATACTTAATCCCTAATCACGCCTTATCACTCATCTAAGAGTCAAGAACCATgattaagttttaaaattttcattaaaaatagAGTGAGtccatgtgagaccgtctcacgtgagaccgtctcacggatcctaatctgtgagacgggtcaaccctactcatattcacagtaaaaagtaatactgttagcataaaaaataatattttttcatggatgacccaaataagatatccgtctcacaaatacgacccgtgagaccgtctcacacaagtttttgccttacaAATATAGGGAATATCAAAGTTTTGAGGTATCAAAAAATGTAAATATCATTGAGCTGATGTCCTGATATGTGTGTGATAGagttttgatatgctgcacACATATTGTGAATACCTATATCGACCACTGTTGACGTAACTTCCACATACTGAATATGataaaaacatatcaaaattttatatcCATTAGGTGAATATCACCTCAACAATGCTTACAGTAAGTTTGTATTATATGAAACCTACATATAAGTTATGATATGCATGCATACACATACTCATACGTGGTTATATCCCTTGAAAAATTAATGTATGGAAATGTACATGTGGCAGAAGAAGTTGGACGTCACATGCTTATTAATATTTGGCCAAGAGATACGTTATATGTTATctatttctttcttcttttttggTTGAGTGACCCGATTGGGACGAATCCAGCATTTTGATTTAGCTCTTCCAAGATATTTATCATTAAAATACAATTATAGAAAAgacaaataatgtatttaaaaaagcaaaatgaatttttttaaaaattttaaaatgtatatatatatatgtacaataACATTAACTGTTGAATTTTCCTCGTCGTTAGTATTATAAGAATTTATATCAATTTTttacatgtatttattttttaaaaaataacattcCCTCCATCCCAAATATATGTGATTCATTTCTTTAATTGGTTATCTCAAATATATTATCTAGTTTATATATTTAGTAcaactttttcttatttttttagtaCTATTATAACTCTGTTGACTAGTCTTGAAAAACttgtaaatattttttgaatatattaaataatattgataaaaaaaattgtaaattttgttttttcaatatgtttttatatttgctaaaaaaaataagtatatatatttgaaacgGAAATCAATGATTTCATCTCAATTAAGATAATTTCTTGGAACTTGTAATAATCTTCCGAGGTGTATATAAACCTGGAGGTAATGGTAAATATACAAATCTTTAGTGGAAGGAGAGAGACAGTAAAAGGTGAGTTGATACGGGCCCAGCCCAATATAAAGAGGACAGTCCAACCcattgccaaaaaaaaaaatagtactgAATATTAActcattcaaaaaaaaaaaaagatagtaCTAAATATTAATTTGTTTTTAGTGGTTAATTATCTCATCTATTTTTGCCTATATATGACTTCATTTAGTGAAATTTCCTGAAATATAGGAAATTATACATGAATGGTTATATAATAGTACCATATAGAGATGGATTTAAAAATTGCGTAGTTTAATAcaaaaaattcattttatttatctCTCATATATATTCAACTGTCAATCCATCGCCGTAATATCGAAAGAACCTTTTCATATGGAATATTTAAGTCAAATTTAGTTAATGATCACAATTGCTTAAATTAACTTTTCAAATTATACATTGAGGCATAGGGTTTTCGAGCTTAGGGGATCATTTTACTCTTCTCTTCGCTAAGCCTGTAAATTATTGAATACTAACAGTGTGTTTGGATGTTTAGAattttggatttggatttgCAAGTAGAATTGGATTTGAAAATCCATGAATTTAGAATTTCATCTCATGTTtgtttgaaatttaaaaattatatttagaaTTCATTTCTTGtttgaaaaaaatttgaatttggaaatttaaaattttactaaaataCCTTTAATTATCttttacataaatcaatatttaaaatatattattcacattattaaaaaacttaaattttaaaattaattttataatatgtTTCCCTATATCAtttcaattatatatttgtgttaTATAAACTACGTAAActcttatataattaattaactacTGTTAAGGAATGGAAAatgaattattaaaataaaataatcaaatctttcaaaaaaaaaaaaatcaaacatactaaatattcaaatttaaattctactaaataaattatttcaaaattaaataatcaaccATATCctaattttataaatgaaaaataaattgttaTTAATAAAGAATTGTACAATATTCATGACAACTATAAGAATAGATCTCAGGAATAAAATGTGcaaaatagaaaataaataaatttgtcatTTAATCCAACTATAACATATAAAGATGGTAGAaggataataattaaaaaaattgttatggATAATTTTTAGGTTTATTCAAATCCAAATCTCATCAAAACTGACCAGTTTTGAGAAAATTTGTTTATACATAATGAAATCCAGTCAAATCTCTTAAAATTCAATTTCATCCAAATCCCCATGAACCCAACATAGTGTAAATGTATTTGAAGTGTGctataatttaatttgaagaCTCTAT from Primulina eburnea isolate SZY01 chromosome 6, ASM2296580v1, whole genome shotgun sequence encodes:
- the LOC140834415 gene encoding BURP domain protein RD22-like, coding for MDFNFYFILAFLSVALIGSHAALPSEVYWNSVLPNSPMPKAVKDLLYPAEWGEDKSTAVNVGHGGVGVHTAKPGHSTYVGVGKGGVTVGTRTKTGKPIYVGVSPGVNPFVYLYAATETQLHDDPNVALFFLQKDLTPGKKMNLNFYKPENGATVLPRKVADSIPFSSDKLPEIFRKLSVNPNSKEAEIMKKTIQECEDETTIIGEEKFCATSLESMIDFTTSKIGKRVEAISTNAENGDKLKEYSIVGVKKMSRGKAVVACHKQAYAYAVFYCHKTETTVAYEVSMVAADGLKKEAVAVCHLDTTAWNPKHLAFQVLKVNPGSVPVCHFLPSDHVVWVAKN